CATACCCATTCGCCGCCGCCGGTCAGCAGCAGCGCGCGGTCGGCGAAGCGCAGCACCTGATTGAGATCGTGCAGCACCGCCACGACTGCCCGGCCTTCGTCGCGCGCAAGGCGCGCGAACAGCTCCAGCGTCTCGATCTGGTAATCGAGGTCGAGGTGGGTGACCGGCTCGTCGAGCAGGCAGAGCGGCGCCTGCTGTGCCAGCAGCGCGGCGATCGCGACCCGCTGCCGCTCGCCACCGGACAGCGTGCGCACCTCGCGCAGTTCGAAGCCGCGCAGCGATACGGCCGCCAGCGCAGCGAGCGCAATGTCGACATCGGCGTCGCTCTCGTCGGCCCAGCGGCCGATGTGCGGATGGCGACCGACCAGCACGGTGTCGAGCACGGTGGAGGCGAAGTGGTCCTCCTGCGACTGCGCCAGCAGTGCCCGTCGTTTCGCCAGATCGCGTGCCGGCCAGTCGGCGAGCGCGCGGCCTTCCAGTGTCAGCGTGCCGGCAGCCGGCGGGCGCAGCCCGGCCAGCGTGGTGAGCAGCGTGGATTTGCCGATGCCATTGCGGCCGACGATGGCCAGCAGTTCGCCCGGCCGCAGGTCGAGGTCGAGGCCGGTGCACAGCGCGCGCCCCGCGACCGACACGTCGAGGCCGCGCGCGAGCAGGGTCGGGACGGCGCTCATCGGTGACGGTTCAGCAGGAACAGGAACACCGGCACGCCGAGCAGCGCGGTCAGCACGCCGACCGGCAGCTGCGCCGGGGCGATGACGGTGCGCGCGGCGGTGTCGGCCAGCAGCAGCAGCGTGGCACCTGCCAGTGCGCTGGCCGGCAGCAGCAGGCGCTGGTCGTTGCCGAAGGCGAGCCGGATCAGATGCGGCACGACCAGGCCGACGAAGCCGACCGACCCGACGGTGGTGACCGCGATCGCGGTCAATGCCGACGCCAGCAGATAGACGACCAGACGCAGGCGAACCACCGGTACGCCCAGCACCTGGGCCGTGCCATCGCCGCGCGCCAGCAGGTTGAGGTCGCGCGCCAGTGGCGCGCAGGCGATCAGCCCGGCGCCCAGCACCGCCACCGCCACACCCGGACGGCTGGCCGTGCTGGCGTCGCCCATCAGCCAGAACAGCATGCCGCGCAGCGACTGTTCGCTCGCCACCGCGAGGATGAAGGACACCGCCGCGCCGCAGCCCGCCGACACGATGACGCCGGTCAGCAGCAGGCGCGTCGGCGTGCGACTGCCCTCTCCGTGCGCCAGCCCGAATACCAGCGCCATCGCGGCCAGCGCACCGGCGAAGGCCGAAAGCTCCAGCAGCAGGCCGGCCGCACCGACCAGCATGGCCAGCAAGGCGCCGACCGCGGCGCCCCCGGAAATGCCCAGCACATAGGGATCGGCCAGCGGATTGCGCAGCAGCACCTGC
The window above is part of the Methyloversatilis discipulorum genome. Proteins encoded here:
- a CDS encoding FecCD family ABC transporter permease, translated to MSSHPPATTLPSPVALRAQRRRVWVLPALLLALGAAFALALAVGSVAVSAAELWQIATGGDAGMAGDIVRSLRLPRALAAAACGGLLALAGALMQVLLRNPLADPYVLGISGGAAVGALLAMLVGAAGLLLELSAFAGALAAMALVFGLAHGEGSRTPTRLLLTGVIVSAGCGAAVSFILAVASEQSLRGMLFWLMGDASTASRPGVAVAVLGAGLIACAPLARDLNLLARGDGTAQVLGVPVVRLRLVVYLLASALTAIAVTTVGSVGFVGLVVPHLIRLAFGNDQRLLLPASALAGATLLLLADTAARTVIAPAQLPVGVLTALLGVPVFLFLLNRHR
- a CDS encoding ABC transporter ATP-binding protein; amino-acid sequence: MSAVPTLLARGLDVSVAGRALCTGLDLDLRPGELLAIVGRNGIGKSTLLTTLAGLRPPAAGTLTLEGRALADWPARDLAKRRALLAQSQEDHFASTVLDTVLVGRHPHIGRWADESDADVDIALAALAAVSLRGFELREVRTLSGGERQRVAIAALLAQQAPLCLLDEPVTHLDLDYQIETLELFARLARDEGRAVVAVLHDLNQVLRFADRALLLTGGGEWVCGPVDAVLQAEVLSRAFCHPLKELRDDARRYFVPA